TCCTCGTAGATAACGTCGTCCATGCGGGAGCCGGTATCCACGAGGCACGCCGCAAGTATGGTCAGGCTTACGCCGTCTTCCACCTTGCGGGCCGCGCCGAAGAACTTCTTGGGCGGGTACAGCGCCACGGGGTCGATACCGCCGGAGAGCGTCCTGCCGCTCGTGGGCACGGCCAGGTTGTAAGCGCGGGTCAGGCGCGTGAGGCTGTCCAGCAAGATCACAACATCCTTGCCGGCCTCCACAAGGCGCTTGGCGCGCTCGAGCACCAGCTCGGCGACGCGGCAATGGTCTTCCACAGGCTCGTCGAAGGTGGAGCTGTAGACCTCCCCGTCGACCGACCGCACCATGTCGGTCACCTCTTCAGGGCGCTCGCCGATGAGGGCGACCATGAGGTGGATGTCCGGGGCGTTGGCGGTAATGCCGTTGGCGATCTGCTTGAGAAGGGTCGTCTTGCCCGCTTTGGGCGGGGAAACGATCATGCCGCGCTGGCCGCGGCCGACCGGGGCCACCAGGTCGATGAGGCGCGTGGAGAGCATGCTGCGCTTTGTCTCGAGCGGTATCCGCTCTATGGGGGAGATCGGGGTAAGGTTCTCGAAGTGGGGGCGGTCCCTCGCGGTATCGGGGTGGAGGCCGTTGACCGCCTCCACCCTCACAAGGCCGTAATAACGCTCCCCGTCTTTGGGCGCCCGCACCTGCCCGGCCACCTGGTCGCCGGTGCGCAGGCCGAAGCGGCGAATCTGAGACTGGGAGACGTAGACGTCCCCTGGGCTGGCGGCGACCTGGTGCTTTCCGCCCGGCCTGAGGAAGCCGTACCCCTCGTTCGTCATGGCGAGGATGCCGGTCACGAGGAGGTGGCCGTTCTGCTCCGCCTGGGCCTGCAAGACCTTGAGCATGAGGTCCTGGCGGCGCGGAGGGGCTCCCTCATCGAGAACGCCCATGTTCCTGGCTACTTCATGCAGCTCATCGTCCGATTTTGTCTGAAGCTCTGTGATGTTCATCTGTGACTCCGGGACTGTAAGTGACAGCCTGATGCTCCTCTTCTGCGAGGAAGAATGCGTGGTAATGCCGGTGAGGGCGCGAGTAGTTTGGGTGCAGGTCTATTGGAAGCAATTGTTGGCGAAGTAGTATGAACGTCGCTCTACGATGGGCCGCCAGATCTACCGGGTGAAGTGCTTTCGGGGGCCGAGCGGGCGCGAACAGCGACCGCAATCATAAAGGCCAGTCCGAAATGAGAAATCTCTTGAACACGGGTTGCAAAACGTTCCTGTTGCCCAACATCCGCCGAAGCGCCGACCGTGCTCGAGAGGTTGATACAGTGAGGTAATTTAATGTTAGCACAGGCTTTACGGTGCGTCTATACCTTCACTTTGCCGGGTTGCGGCTCGGCCGCCTCCGAGATGAGCGGGAGCTGGCCGCCCTCGCGCAGCGTGTTCTTGGCCACACCGATGAACTCCCTGAACAGCGGGTGAGTCCTGTTCGGCCGCGAAAGGAATTCGGGGTGGAACTGCACGCCCAGCATGAACGGGTGGCCGGCATGCTCCATTATCTCCACCAGCTTGCCGTCAGGCGAGAGCCCGGTAGGCCAGAGGCCGGCGTCTTCCATGCGCTCGCGGTACGCGTTGTTGAATTCGAAGCGGTGGCGGTGCCGCTCGTAGACCAGGTCCTGGTCGTACGCACGCCGGGCGATGGAATCGCCGACCAGCTTGCAGGGGTAGAGGCCCAGGCGCATCGTGCCGCCCATGGCCGTTACAGTCCGCTGGTCCGCCATCAGGTCAATCACCGGGTCCGCAGTCTTGGGATCGAATTCCGTGGAGTTCGCATGGTCCAGCCCGAGAAGAGACCTGCCGGCCTCGATGACCATGACCTGCATGCCCAGGCACAGGCCGAGGTACGGCACCTTCTGGGTGCGGGCATACTTCACCGTCTGCACCATGCCTTCGATGCCGCGCGGCCCGAAGCCTCCCGGGACAACGATGCCGCTCACCGCGCTCAGGTACTGCGCTGGGCCGTTCTCTTCCACGTCCTCCGCCCTGATCCACTTTACCTCAAGATTACGCCCGTGGGCGATCGCCGCGTGGAGCAGAGATTCCTTGACGGAGATGTAGGAGTCCTGCAGGTCCACGTACTTGCCGACGATCGCGATCTGCACGGGGTCCTTCGGCGCGCGTATGAGCTCCACCATACTCCGCCAGTCGGACATATCGCGCCCTGAGGCAGAGAGGGAGAGCGTGTCCACTACCTGATCGCCCAGGCCCTCATCCTCCAGGATCAGGGGCACCTGGTACACGGAGCTCACGGTTGGCAGGCC
This genomic window from SAR202 cluster bacterium contains:
- a CDS encoding transcription termination factor Rho; the encoded protein is MNITELQTKSDDELHEVARNMGVLDEGAPPRRQDLMLKVLQAQAEQNGHLLVTGILAMTNEGYGFLRPGGKHQVAASPGDVYVSQSQIRRFGLRTGDQVAGQVRAPKDGERYYGLVRVEAVNGLHPDTARDRPHFENLTPISPIERIPLETKRSMLSTRLIDLVAPVGRGQRGMIVSPPKAGKTTLLKQIANGITANAPDIHLMVALIGERPEEVTDMVRSVDGEVYSSTFDEPVEDHCRVAELVLERAKRLVEAGKDVVILLDSLTRLTRAYNLAVPTSGRTLSGGIDPVALYPPKKFFGAARKVEDGVSLTILAACLVDTGSRMDDVIYEEFKGTGNLEIHLDRKLAERRVFPAIDILRSGTRREELLLDEQTLSKVWLLRRMVNMINQDAKYSSEAIDRVIERLAKTRDNQEFLANLANEIYD
- a CDS encoding CTP synthase yields the protein MTKYIFVTGGVVSSVGKGITVASIGRILKSRGVTVSVLKLDPYLNVDPGTMSPYQHGEVFVTKDGSETDLDLGHYERFIDVDLTRSSNITAGQIYSEVIARERKGEFLGGTIQTVPHVTDAIKKKITTHAAESKTDVIVIEVGGTVGDIEGLPFLEAIRQMRNDVGKNKVFYIHVTYLPYISATGELKTKPTQHSVRELRGIGIQPDSIICRSDYPVTDDIKAKIAVYCDVPRQGVIGLPTVSSVYQVPLILEDEGLGDQVVDTLSLSASGRDMSDWRSMVELIRAPKDPVQIAIVGKYVDLQDSYISVKESLLHAAIAHGRNLEVKWIRAEDVEENGPAQYLSAVSGIVVPGGFGPRGIEGMVQTVKYARTQKVPYLGLCLGMQVMVIEAGRSLLGLDHANSTEFDPKTADPVIDLMADQRTVTAMGGTMRLGLYPCKLVGDSIARRAYDQDLVYERHRHRFEFNNAYRERMEDAGLWPTGLSPDGKLVEIMEHAGHPFMLGVQFHPEFLSRPNRTHPLFREFIGVAKNTLREGGQLPLISEAAEPQPGKVKV